A window of the Henckelia pumila isolate YLH828 chromosome 3, ASM3356847v2, whole genome shotgun sequence genome harbors these coding sequences:
- the LOC140886100 gene encoding probable serine/threonine-protein kinase PBL7 — MSSSIQKVVIIQDASREFSTVRHVLHGLELKCGDKVMLLGIIQAFRDESILRPMLCGSLLQNKTRLHSSATINKHKEDIGEEIQKKFDEYTSCDEHKQILRVAESLQIEFEIKVVAGLLKEVGVEYVKSVQATHVILHRKLKKEWNYFEKNLCCGISRMKSDGSIKVIRQPQEIEASALPPGLVQESTSNPESRKCMNLNPLNGIKKRFTYAELQLATNGFCPENLSYDQGRKIYLGLLNDQSKVFIWEQPSATIKDAEINREVRTLQDIRHENVTLFLGLCTEGPKRLLVYEFVCNGSLSRHLWEKSKRFTWEIRLNIAFGAAKGLQVLNRARIYNSMRPSNILITHDYQPLISYYGLATNQYEALGQTSETTVLKTFEYLAPEYQETGIDLSKADVFSFGVVLLELITGRKTIEDTEGQTFLRWARPLLRKKKYMELIDPMLQDSVDLYQLYWMIRVAEKCLNWDPKSRYSIKKVVMALRDVINRCSVEDFSPTESELMAS, encoded by the exons ATGTCGAGTAGCATACAAAAGGTTGTCATAATTCAAGACGCGTCAAGGGAGTTTAGTACCGTGAGACATGTTCTACACGGATTGGAACTCAAATGTGGTGACAAAGTCATGCTTCTTGGAATAATTCAGGCTTTTAGAGACGAATCCATATTGCGTCCTATGTTGTGTGGATCATTACTGC AAAATAAAACCAGATTGCATTCGAGTGCAACAATTAACAAGCACAAAGAGGACATAGGAGAAGAAATTCAGAAGAAATTTGATGAGTATACCAGCTGCGACGAGCATAAACAGATACTTAGAGTGGCCGAATCGTTACAG ATAGAGTTCGAGATAAAGGTGGTAGCAGGCTTGCTCAAAGAAGTTGGGGTAGAATATGTCAAGAGTGTTCAGGCAACACACGTTATTCTTCACAG GAAACTAAAGAAAGAATGGAACTACTTTGAGAAAAACCTGTGTTGTGGAATCTCTAGGATGAAATCTGATGGCAGCATTAAAGTTATCAGACAGCCTCAAGAAATCGAAGCTAGCGCCTTACCTCCAGGCCTAGTGCAGGAGTCAACCTCAAATCCTGAATCCA GGAAGTGTATGAACCTCAACCCTTTGAATGGAATAAAGAAACGGTTCACTTACGCAGAGCTGCAGCTCGCGACAAATGGATTTTGCCCTGAAAATTTGTCTTATGACCAAGGAAGGAAAATCTACCTAGGATTGTTGAATGATCAGAGCAAAGTTTTTATCTGGGAGCAGCCTTCAGCAACAATTAAAGATGCTGAGATTAATAGAgaagttcggacgctccaagATATCAGACACGAAAACGTTACTTTGTTCCTAGGATTGTGTACAGAAGGACCCAAGAGATTGCTGGTTTACGAGTTTGTTTGCAATGGATCTCTCAGCAGACATCTATGGG AAAAGAGCAAGAGATTTACATGGGAAATAAGACTAAATATTGCCTTTGGCGCAGCAAAAGGCTTACAAGTTTTGAACAGAGCAAGAATTTACAATAGCATGAGGCCTAGTAACATCCTCATTACTCATGATTATCAACCCCTG ATTTCCTACTACGGACTCGCTACAAACCAATACGAAGCCCTGGGCCAGACTTCTGAGACGACGGTGTTGAAGACTTTCGAATACCTAGCGCCAGAATATCAAGAAACCGGGATAGACTTGAGTAAAGCTGATGTATTTTCTTTCGGTGTCGTTCTTTTGGAGCTGATAACGGGTAGAAAGACTATTGAAGATACTGAAGGGCAAACTTTTTTGAGATGG GCGAGACCACTGTTAAGGAAAAAGAAATACATGGAACTGATTGATCCAATGCTGCAAGATTCTGTGGATCTTTACCAACTATATTGGATGATTCGTGTGGCCGAAAAATGCCTAAATTGGGATCCGAAGAGCAGATACTCGATAAAGAAG GTGGTGATGGCTCTGAGAGACGTTATTAATCGTTGTAGCGTCGAAGATTTTTCCCCAACTGAATCTGAACTCATGGCGAGTTAG